From the Fusobacterium ulcerans ATCC 49185 genome, the window TTCAGAAAACCTCAAAGAGAAGAAATTATAGTTTTTAAAGAACCTATTCAAAATAAAGTACTTTATACTAAAAGGGTAATGGGACTTCCTGGGGAAACAGTAAATATAAAAAATAATCATCTTTTTGTAAATGGAGAAGAGATAATAACTAGAGAATATACTAATATCGGTGAAATTGGAAATGAAAAATGGATAGTTCCTAAAAAAGGAGATACTGTTGAGATAATTCCTGGAAAGGATTATTCAAAATTATTTAGAGAAAATTTGATAAATGTTGGAGAAGTACAGAAATATCTTGTAGATAATCCTGGAGCAGTTGGAGAAATACTTCCTGATCTTGAATTTAGAGTGAATGGAGAAAAGACAGGAATGCTTTTAGATTTAATACATGATCCTAAATATGTAAACAGAATACTTAAAGGTGAAAATGTAGCATTGATATCTGAGAAAGATTATTATCTTGCTCTTGGGGATAACACAAATGGAAGTTATGATTCAAGAATGTGGGGATTTGTAAGTGAAGACAGAATAAAAGGAGAAGCTTTTATAAGATTCTGGCCTTTGAACAGAATAAAGCTTTTGAAATAGGAGTAGAAATTGGTAGAGGAATTAATTGATAAAAAAAATCTTTTAGAAGTGGCTGAAATGGAAGAAGAGATATTTCATAATACAGCATTTTCAATAAAACAGCTAGAAGAGATGAAAAAAATAGATAGATACAGCTTTCTTATTATAAAAGCT encodes:
- the lepB gene encoding signal peptidase I, with product MEKSKIILNGIFYVILTAVFVYIFVKEKALTDTIKIYRDKFADKVIMVLNIKGKVLSKGIRTTINLVETLGTALILVLVIQKFYLGNFLVPTGSMIPTIMPKDRLFGNMLIYKFRKPQREEIIVFKEPIQNKVLYTKRVMGLPGETVNIKNNHLFVNGEEIITREYTNIGEIGNEKWIVPKKGDTVEIIPGKDYSKLFRENLINVGEVQKYLVDNPGAVGEILPDLEFRVNGEKTGMLLDLIHDPKYVNRILKGENVALISEKDYYLALGDNTNGSYDSRMWGFVSEDRIKGEAFIRFWPLNRIKLLK